In the genome of Xanthomonas hortorum pv. pelargonii, the window CGAGAGGTAGGACGGCAGTGCGGTGGCGGTGAGGCGGTCGAACAGACCCAGCGTGCGGGCACCGAACAGATGATGGCTGAGGCCGCCGGGGTCGGCGCTGCGATCGACCCCTTGCAGGAACGCGTCGCCGTCGAGTTCGGTGTGATCGTCTTGCATCAGCTTGCCGAGGATGCTGTGCTGGCGTAGCACCGCATACAGCTCGCCAGTCATGACAGTGGCGAAACCGGTCAGCTGGCCGTTGGCGATCTGCGCCCATTTGCTGTGCGTGCCGGGCAGGCAGGCGACGTGTTCGCCGTCGCCGAGTGCGGCGATCAGGCCGACCAGTTGGGTTTCTTCGCCACGCATGACATCGGGCACGCTATGCCGTTCGCCGGTGCCTACATCGGGCACACCGTGCTGTTCGTCGGTGTTCGCATCGGGCACGCTATGTCGTTCGCTGGCGCTTGCATCGAGCACGCCGCGTTGTTCGCCGGTGCTCACGCCGGGCACGAACCACAGGGTGCGTCCGGGCAGCAAGTCGTCGTAGCTGCGCATTGCCTGCGCAAGCGCGGCGGTGTCGGCAGGGCAGGGCAGATAGGCCTGTTCGACCCAGCCGTTGCGGCTGCCGATCATGCCCGAGAGCAACACCGGGCCGTCCCACCCGTCGATCAGCGTGCTCAACACCTCGGCAAAGCGGCCCTGGCAGGCCAGGATGCCGTCGCTGCCGCGGCGTTGCTCCAGCACGCTGCCATCGGCATCGAGCAGATACCCGCGCAGGCTGCTGGTGCCCCAGTCGATGGCGATCATGCGCTGGCTACCCGGCTCTCGGGCAGGCCGTTGATGGGCACATCGCAGAGGTACAGGCCGCCGGCTTCCGGTGTGCGGGCAAGTTCTTCGGCGCTATGGTCCAGACGCGAGCTGATCACATGCAGGCGATCCAGCGCCGCACCGCCGAAGGCGCTGCAGGTGGGGTGCTTGACCGGTAGTTGCACGATGCGCTCGACGCTGCCGTCGGGGCGGTAGCGCACCACGCGCCAGGCGCGCCACTGCGCATTCCAAAGATGCCCCTCGCTGTCGATGATGGAGCCGTCCGGCTCGGCATCGTCGCGATCCAGTGTGGTGAACACGCGCGTGTTGCTGGTCTGCGCGCTGTCGGCGTCGTAGTCGCAGCACAGGATCTGCGGGCGCACCGAGTCGCAGTAATACAGGGTGCGGCCATCGGGGCTGAAGCAGATCGAGTTGGGGATCGACACGCCCGGCAGCGGCAAGGCGCGCAGACCGTGACGCAGCGAGAACTGATACATCGCGCCGCGCGCGGCCTTGTCGTCGTGTTCGCCCATGGTGCCGAACACGAAGTTGCCGTTGCGATCGGCGCGGCCATCGTTGCTGCGCGTGTGCGGGTTGTCGGCTTCGACATCGGCGAGCTTTTTCAGCGGCAGCGCATCGCCCTCTCCGTCGGCGTTGTCCGGGTCGGCGATGCAGATCGATTTGGCCAGCGCGATCAGCACGCGGCCGTCGTCCATCAAGCCGATGCAGCCCGGCCGATCGGGCAGCGTCCAGTAGCGCGTATGCGCGCTTTGCGGGTGATGCCGCCACAGACGTTTTTCGCTGATGTCGACCCAGTACAGCGCCTCACGCTGCTCGCACCACAGCACGCCTTCGCCATGCGTGCAGCGGCTGTCGACCGCCAGTACCGCGGTGTGTTCTGTCGTGCTTACCATTCGGCGATGCTGCCATCGCTGTGACGCCACACCGGGTTGCGCCAATCGGGCGGATTTTCGTTTGCGCGCTTGAGCATCTCTTCGTTGATCTCCACACCGAGCCCGGGC includes:
- a CDS encoding 2-dehydro-3-deoxygalactonokinase; this encodes MIAIDWGTSSLRGYLLDADGSVLEQRRGSDGILACQGRFAEVLSTLIDGWDGPVLLSGMIGSRNGWVEQAYLPCPADTAALAQAMRSYDDLLPGRTLWFVPGVSTGEQRGVLDASASERHSVPDANTDEQHGVPDVGTGERHSVPDVMRGEETQLVGLIAALGDGEHVACLPGTHSKWAQIANGQLTGFATVMTGELYAVLRQHSILGKLMQDDHTELDGDAFLQGVDRSADPGGLSHHLFGARTLGLFDRLTATALPSYLSGLLIGHELREHRGDHGTVHLVGSPALAQRYALALAHLGIKTQLHPEDLAATGLFALASQRGLV
- a CDS encoding SMP-30/gluconolactonase/LRE family protein yields the protein MVSTTEHTAVLAVDSRCTHGEGVLWCEQREALYWVDISEKRLWRHHPQSAHTRYWTLPDRPGCIGLMDDGRVLIALAKSICIADPDNADGEGDALPLKKLADVEADNPHTRSNDGRADRNGNFVFGTMGEHDDKAARGAMYQFSLRHGLRALPLPGVSIPNSICFSPDGRTLYYCDSVRPQILCCDYDADSAQTSNTRVFTTLDRDDAEPDGSIIDSEGHLWNAQWRAWRVVRYRPDGSVERIVQLPVKHPTCSAFGGAALDRLHVISSRLDHSAEELARTPEAGGLYLCDVPINGLPESRVASA